A stretch of the Epinephelus fuscoguttatus linkage group LG2, E.fuscoguttatus.final_Chr_v1 genome encodes the following:
- the LOC125902538 gene encoding adhesion G protein-coupled receptor G3-like, which translates to MAPLLLLLLLPGSLACHVHLSISDGNIYFTINTSHTVITDNRPDTVTCLEDGFPCHIECTFSNLTEWRNISSECFKAEKTRGPNMTEYRITKDSSCSVYMCTSTSILPLIASLASNSSGQTAMMQLSHIRYSCPELFSSNHQVKRAFISAEKKMIHDIMGTSRPEPGGFVNYNLKDFSINVYNISEADLNSINSRIQLKAPQLLPENKPYIPDVWLPAYALRNIPEEKRIIGLVSYMQHSQFQFKQKEISSMVLRIELLGEQQLHNLMTPIKMTFGILPHTDVESLIKLNESLQCHYFDENEWLWKTDGCETNGTQTEIICSCDHATPFAVLLMREPIAEIHWKILSYISYIGCGLSAFFTALSLVIYVFSRKHKLDYSISIHVSLSGALFLLNSTFLLTEWGSRVKPDWVCVFIAAFMHYALLCCFTWMAIEALHLYLLLIKVFNTYFKHYLVKLSLAGWGIPGVIVAVSLGVKDFKQFYGVTQMTIADTNQTNTICWITDDSFFYSLNLVYFTLIFIFNSGILMAVASNICKMKRVFRNKSKLGVQADGETWNDLRFSESCRSGLTVMGLTCLMGTTWGLAFLGSGYVNYPILYLFCILNSTQGFFIFLWICLSAKKQRKRDMEDKLSSTPVMSSGVKFD; encoded by the exons ATGGCTCCCTTACTGCTGTTACTACTGCTGCCCGGATCGCTGGCCTGCCATG TTCATCTCAGCATTTCAGATGGTAACATTTACTTTACCATTAACACCAGCCACACTGTAATTACTGACAATCGGCCTGATACTGTGACATGTTTGGAGGATGGATTTCCCTGCCACATTGAATGCACGTTCAGCAACTTGACCGAATGGCGCAATATATCCTCTGAATGCTTCAAGGCTGAAAAGACACGAGGTCCCAACATGACCGAGTACAGAATAACAAAAG ATAGCAGTTGCAGTGTATACATGTGCACCAGCACTAGCATCTTGCCACTCATTGCTTCACTGGCTAGTAACAGCTCTGGCCAGACAGCAATGATGCAACTCTCCCACATAAGGTATAGCTGTCCAGAGCTCTTCAGTAGCAACCATCAAGTCAAGAGAGCCTTTATAAG TGcggaaaaaaagatgattcaTGACATCATGGGAACATCCCGGCCTGAGCCTGGAGGCTTTGTTAACTACAACCTGAAAGACTTTTCTATCAATGTGTACAACATCAGTGAGGCTGACCTCAACTCCATAAACTCCAGGATCCAGCTTAAAGCCCCACAG CTGCTGCCTGAAAACAAGCCATACATCCCTGACGTTTGGCTGCCTGCGTATGCCCTTCGCAACATCCCAGAGGAGAAGAGGATCATTGGTTTGGTCAGCTACATGCAGCACAGCCAGTTCCAA TTTAAACAGAAGGAAATCTCATCGATGGTTCTCAGGATAGAGCTACTGGGCGAACAACAACTTCATAATCTGATGACACCAATCAAGATGACTTTCGGAATTCTTCCACACACAGATGTGGAAAGTCTAATTAAGCTT aatgaATCATTACAGTGTCACTATTTTGATGAAAATG AGTGGCTCTGGAAAACAGATGGCTGTGAGACCAATGGTACCCAGACTGAGATCATTTGCAGCTGTGACCATGCAACACCTTTTGCTGTCCTACTG ATGAGAGAGCCAATTGCAGAAATCCACTGGAAAATCCTGTCATACATCAGTTACATAGGCTGTGGCCTGTCTGCATTCTTCACTGCTTTGTCCCTGGTGATATATGTCTTCAGTAG AAAGCACAAACTGGATTACTCCATCTCTATCCACGTTTCTCTGAGCGGGGCCTTGTTTCTGCTCAACTCAACCTTCCTGCTGACCGAGTGGGGGTCCAGAGTGAAGCCggactgggtgtgtgtgtttatcgcCGCTTTCATGCATTATGCTTTGCTCTGCTGTTTCACCTGGATGGCCATAGAGGCACTTCACCTCTATCTACTGCTGATAAAGGTGTTTAACACCTACTTCAAACACTACCTGGTCAAACTGTCTCTTGCTGGATGGG GGATCCCCGGTGTAATCGTAGCAGTCTCTTTGGGAGTGAAGGACTTCAAACAGTTTTACGGAGTTACACAAATGACCATTGCTGATACTAACCAAACTAACACCAT CTGCTGGATCACTGATGACTCCTTCTTCTACTCCTTGAACCTGGTGTATTTCACCCTTATATTCATCTTCAACTCTGGCATATTGATGGCAGTGGCCTCTAACATCTGCAAGATGAAACGAGTGTTCAGGAACAAGTCCAAGCTTGGAGTGCAGGCTGATGGAGAGACATGGAATGACTTGAGGTTCAGTGAGTCCTGCAGGAGTGGCCTCACTGTAATGGGTCTTACCTGCCTGATGGGGACCACCTGGGGCCTGGCCTTCCTGGGCTCAGGATATGTCAACTACCCCATCCTCTACCTCTTCTGCATCCTCAACTCCACACAAG gtttctttattttcctgtGGATCTGCCTGTCGGCCAagaagcagaggaagagagacatgGAGGACAAACTGTCCTCTACTCCTGTGATGTCTTCAGGAGT